The genome window GGTTTCATGAACACTAGTGAGCCAGCATGACGTCCCTTAACAGGATGCTGTAATGTGTTGCCATTTAGGTCTACGTTGATCATGTTACGACGTGCTTTTTCCATTGCTTTTTGAATAGCAGCTGGAACTTCACGTGCTTTACCATAACCGAAACCTACTTTACCTGCGCCATCACCAACTACAGTTAGTGCAGTAAAGCTAAAGATACGACCACCTTTAACTACTTTAGACACACGGTTCACCGCGATTAGCTTTTCAGCTAGATCAGGCTGTTGTTGCTTTGCTTCTACGTTAGCCATAGTCTACTCCTAGAATTGCAAACCGGCTTCACGCGCAGCATCAGCTAGCGCCTTCACACGGCCGTGATATTTAAAGCCACTGCGATCAAAAGCAATCTTTTCGATGCCTTTGTCAGCCGCACGTTCAGCAACCGCTTTGCCAACTGCTTGCGCAGCTTCAACGTTACCGGTGCCTTTAACTGTTTCGCTAATAGCCTTTTCAACAGTAGAAGCAGCAGCCAGTACATTACCCTCAGCATTTACTACTTGAGCGTATATGTGACGTGGCGTGCGGTGGATAACAAGACGCGTTGTGCCTTGTTCAATATAATTTCTACGAGTGCGTTTAGCACGACGTAGACGAGCTGTTTTTTTATCCATCGTCTTACCTTACTTCTTCTTAGCCTCTTTACGGCGTACATTCTCATCTGAATAACGAACACCCTTACCTTTATAAGGCTCAGGTTTACGGTATGCACGAATGTTAGCAGCTGTTTGACCAACTAACTGCTTATCTACGCCCTTAACTAGAACTTCTGTTTGGCTTGGAGTTTCAATCGTAATTCCTTCAGGAACTGCGAAATTAACTGGGTGTGAGAAGCCAAGAGTTAAATCTAATGTTTTACCCTTAGCTGCAGCACGGTAACCCACGCCTACTAACTGAAGTTTCTTCTCGTAACCTTCATGCGTACCAACAACCATGTTGTTGATTAGAGCGCGAGCAGTACCTGCTTGAGCCCATGCATTAGCTACGCCATCACGAGGTAAAGTAGTAATAACGTTGTCATTAACTTGTATTTCAACAGCGTTGTTGATAGTACGAGTAAGTTCACCGTTTTTGCCTTTAACTGTGATTTCCTGGCCTTTTAATGTAACTTCTACACCGGCAGGAACAGTAATTGGTGCCTTTGCTATGCGAGACATAGTTCCCCTCCGATTAAGCTACAAAACCAATGATTTCACCACCAACACCAGCACTACGTGCTGTGCGGTCTGTCATTAGGCCTTTAGAAGTTGATACGATAGCGATACCAAGACCACCCATTACCTTAGGTAATTGGTCACGTTTCTTATAGATACGTAGACCAGGGCGACTTACACGCTGGATATTTTCAATTACAGCTTTGCCTTCGAAGTACTTCAACTCGATAGAAAGCTCAGGTTTAGTTTCACCGTTAACGGCGAAATCTACGATATAACCTTCGTCTTTTAGTACTTTAGCTAATGCTACTTTCAGCTTTGAAGTTGGCATCGTTACAGATACTTTCTTCGCTGATTGACCGTTACGAATTCGTGTAAACAAATCCGCGATAGGATCTTGCAAGCTCATAGTCTTACTCCCATGATTCTATTACCAGCTAGCCTTTTTAAGGCCAGGAATTTCACCGCGCATAGCTGCTTCGCGAACTTTAATACGGCTCATGCCGAATTTGCGAAGGAAACCATGTGGGCGGCCCGTAATGTTACAACGATTACGTTGACGTGCAGGGCTAGAATCACGAGGTAAAGCTTGTAGCTTAAGTACCGCGTCCCAACGATCATCTTCAGATGTATTAACATCACTGATGATAGCTTTTAGTGCCGCGCGCTTTTCAGCGAACTGAGCAACTAGTTTTGTGCGCTTTGCTTCGCGCGCTTTCATAGAATTCTTTGCCATAACCCTACCCTTATTTCTTAAATGGGAAGTTAAACGCTTCTAACAACGCACGGCCTTCCTCATCAGATTTCGCAGAAGTAGTGATAGTAATATCCATACCGCGTACACGGTCTACTTTATCGTAATCGATTTCTGGGAAGATGATTTGTTCACGTACGCCCATGCTGTAGTTGCCACGTCCATCAAAAGACTTAGCACTTACGCCACGGAAGTCACGAATACGTGGGATAGCGATTGATACCAAACGCTCAAAAAAGTCCCACATACGCTCGCCGCGTAGGGTTACTTTACAACCAATCGGGTAACCTTCACGCACTTTGAAGCCAGCAACAGATTTGCGTGCTTTAGTGATTAGAGGTTTCTGACCAGAGATTGCTGCTAGATCCGCTACTGCGTTATCTAAAATCTTCTTGTCAGCTAGGGCTTCGCCCACGCCCATATTCAATGTGATCTTTTCGATCTGAGGGACTTGCATGACAGAGCTGAAACCAAACTTCTCTTGAAGTTCCGCAACTACTTTGTCTTTATATACTTCATGCAGTTTCGCCATCATTCTACTCCAACTATTAGATAGTTTTACCAGTAGATTTAAAGATACGTAATTTCTTACCATCTTCAATCTTGAAACCTACACGATCAGCTTTACTCGTTTCCGAGTTGAAGATCGCAACGTTTGATGCATCCATAGATGCTTCTTTCTCAACAATGCCGCCAGCTTGGTTCAATTGTGGAACCGGCTTTTGGTGTTTCTTGATCAAGTTTATGCCTTCGACAAAGATTCGACCAGATTCAGTAACAACTGAAAGCACTTTTCCGCGCTTACCTTTGTCTTTACCTGCTAGTACGATTACTTCGTCATCACGACGTATTTTTGCTGCCATGATTGGCTCCTTACAGTACTTCTGGGGCTAGTGAAACGATTTTCATGAACTTATCATTACGAAGTTCGCGAGTCACAGGGCCGAAAATACGTGTACCAATTGGCTGCAAGTTATCATTTAAGATAACAGCCGCGTTGCTGTCAAAACGGATCAAAGAACCATCTGGACGGCGAACACCTTTTCTGGTACGCACAACTACCGCGTTTTTAACATCACCTTTCTTCACTTTACCGCGAGGAATAGCTTCTTTTACAGAAACTTTAATGATGTCGCCAATCGCTGCGTAGCGACGGTGTGAACCACCAAGGACTTTTATACACTGCACTTTGCGAGCGCCGCTGTTATCAGCAACTTCCAGCTGAGTTTGCATTTGGATCATGTTAATGACCTCCGGTGTAGTAATTACAACGTGTCTAAAATTCGTTTAAAAATCAGACATTTCGATTAAATCCCAATCAAAAAACAAACGAGTTGTCTCTTAAGGGCGGGCAATTGTACCAGCATTGAGGGGGTAGTGATAGGTTATTTTTTAATTAATTTAGAGCGTATGGTTATTAAAGTTGAGTAATTACGGCTATGTAGCTATTTTACAGATGGTTACAAAACAAACAAGGCACTATATAAGTGCCTTGTTTGTTTTAACTATAGATGATTAACCGAATAAACCTTTTAATTTATCTTTAATCTTATCCTTTGCTTTGTCTTTGGCTTTTTCTTTTGCCTCATCAACCTTCTGCTTAGCTTCATCTTTAAGCGCATTACCCACATCGAGCTTTATACCAACATCGTGGAAAGGCCCTTTTATACGTAGTGGTATTTTAAAACCAGTGCTGTCATCAGTGGTTCCCTGTCCTTCGATTGATCCAACTATGCCTGTAACCAAACGGTAATTAACTGTTGTTTGTGGTAAATCAACATCGCCTTCACCTGATATTCTAACGAGTGGACTAATAAGTGATAAATCAGTATTTTTACCAACACCATTAGTAAAGTTAAAACTTCCAGTTAGTGCAGAGAAATCTGTTTGCTCTGATTCTTCAAACCCAGTATCCAGCCCTTCAGACGCAGCACCAAAGTTTCCTGAAATGAGTTCCTTACCTTTACGAACCATCTCAGCTATATTCGCACCTTTTACGGCTCCATCAGCAAACTCAAATCCAAGTTTTCCGTTAAGCGCACCAATAAACGACTTTTGACTTTGGCCAGTTGTGTTTAGGTTCCAATTTAAAGACCCCTTACCCATTAGCTTGTCAAAACCTGCCGCATCAGTTAATAAAGGCTGTGCATCTATACCAGCTAAGTCAAAGTTAGTTGATATTTTATAAGGCACTTGTTGTGCGTTTACATTGATAACGCCTTTACCTGACCCTTCATAAGCAGAAAAGCTATCTAGGCTTAGTTTTGCAACGCTATTTTTTAAAGCAACAGTAAATTGATTGGCGCCCAACTTAATATCGTTAGCTTTTAATCCACTTGAACGAATAACTACATTCGCATCTAGTGAATTTAACGCACTTAGATCAATTTTAGTGTCATCCCATACTATTGGCTCTGCAGGTTTATCATTTTGCTCTACTGGCTCTTCTTGTTTTGCTACTGCTTCAGGTAGGTACGGGTTTAAATCAAGCATACCTAAATCAATTTCAGCATTTACAGCTAAACGCTTACCTAGGTTAAGCTCGCTCTTACCTTTTATTTCCAATGCGTCTAACGTCGCAACTAAATCTTCTAAATTAAATTTCTCACCTGCTAGGTGCATTTTACCGTTTACACTAAATGCGTTAAAAGCATTGTCTTTAGCGTCTAACTCTACACCTTGCCATTTTGCAATACTTTTAACAGACTCACCGCTTAGTGATAACTGACCTTTAATATCTTGGCCTTGCCCAGCGATGCTCCCTTCGAACGTTAGATCAACTAAACGAGAATCTAAGGTTTGTTTAACATTAAAAATAGCACCTTCAATTGCTTTAGCAGGAGTATCTAATTTTATATCAAGCTCAAAACGCTCCTGCATATAAGTAATACCCCCTTTTACTTCTAATGTTTTACGAAGTGATGGAAGTAAAATAGCGAGTTCTAAATCACTAATTTGCTGCTTAGCACCTGTTAGACCATCTAGATAAGTAAATGTGCCGCCATAAATAGCAACCTCACCTAACTCAATATCAAAGTTATCTGGAAGCTTTATCGCTTCACCTGATTGGCTTTGCTCTTTAGGTTGCTCTGCAACTGCATCAAACAACTGCCAATTAGCTTTACCATTTTTGTCAGTTTCTAATAGGATATTTGGTTCGTTTATAACAAACTTATCTAATTTAAACTCACCACCAAATAATGAAAACCAAGGTATATGTACAGCAAGCTGTTTCATACTCGCCATATCGGCGCGCGAACCTGATTCCATATTTGCAAAATGCACGTCGTTAAGTTCTAACTTTAATGCAGGGAATACGCTAAGTATTTTATCACCTTTAATAGTAAGAGTGCGCCCAGTTGTTTGTTCTACCTGCTGCGACACTTTATTAAAAATAGTATCAGTAGGGATTAAAAACGGTGCGGCAACAATTAGTGCTATACATAGTAAAAGTATTACACCTACAATTTTAAGTAAGGTTTTCATGATCGTCCTTTCAAACGTGCAAATAATGTTCTTATCATAGCGAGTGTTAGCCTTAAAATCATTGTAGTTGATGTAAAAAAGCCACTAAAACTACTTTACCTGTTCTATATGAATCTTTCCTGAAACATTTTGATACCTTTAGGTTACAAATAAATATTGCGCCATCGATACCTCTAGGTTGCATTGATACCTAGAGGTTACAAAAAATACTCAATACAATTACAGGATGATTACTATGAAACAACAAGATATAAAAACAGAAGAACAATTTATGAGACATAATATACGGTTTTGTATAAGCGCTGGCGTAGTTTGTTTACTTCTCAGTGTTTACTCACTAACTAACCATAATATAGAAGGGATGATAATTGTTGGAATGAGCGTTTTATTTTATATGGTTGTAACCGCTATTTTTATGATTAAAGCAGGCTTTCCGCTAAAAATGTATTTTAAATACGCTTATAAAGATGAGTTTCTAAACACCATTGACATTAATCCTATAAACATACAAGTTGTGCATTTGGGGTTTGCCTTCTTGGTGTTTTGTATAATAACGATTCAATACCTAGCGAGGTTTCGCATGCAAATATGGCAATATTTTACTTAGGTATTATGCTCTTAGTATATGGAATATCAACCCTTTGGCAAAGCCGTGATTAGGAGTCAAAGTGCAAAATAACATAGCAAAATTTCGTAAAGAGGCCGGGCTTTCACAGCAAGAACTTGCTGATGCTATTAACGTGTCGCGCAAAACAATAAGTACCGTAGAAACAAACCGGTTTACGCCGTCGGTAATAATTGCTCTAAAAATAGCAAAGCATTTTAATACCTCAGTTGAAAGCCTCTTTGTACTGGATGAAAATGATTGATACATGTTAAAGCATTAGTCTCATTTTATTAGCAAAAATACCGATTTAGTCACTTCAATTACAACGTATGGAGGACAGCGCTGTTGTTATTAGCGTAATTGCGCTAAAATAGACCAGCAAAAAAATATATATCTAAACCGGAGATTCTACAAGGCATGAAAAAACTGCTAATTTCACCGTCAAAAATGACGCTAGGCGAACAAGAAAATCAAATCTATCAGAACATTCTGAAGCAATCTTCAGAGTTAAGCCTTAACCTTATGGCCGTGAAAGTAGAAAACCACCCTGATGATTTTTTACCTTGGTGTTACGAATTGCTAAGTGCAAGCAGAGATCGTATGAACTACGATTTGCTAGAGCCACAGCAGTTACCAGTACTTAAGAAGCTACACGATCAGCTTATTTCAGCTATCAGCTTTTTACAGGTTAAAACTTTACGTATTGCTCCGTGGCCTGTTGTAAGTGTATTTGTAGAACAACACAAAGACGTTATTGCACTTGATGAACAGCTTCGTTTGGTAGACTACATCAAAAGCATTCGTGAACAGTCTCTTAAAGATATGATTCCTGAAGACTTACTTGCGTTTAGCGGTAAGCACATGGCATCACTTGATCCAAGCACATACAACTTTGACGTTGAATGGTTTGCATCTACAAAAAGTGCAAAGAGCTTCCATCAAATGCTTGGTGATTTACCAGGTGCTTTTGACGATGCACTAGTGAATATTCCACTTGAAGGTGATATTACTCAATACGAATATCAACAATTTGTTGTTGCTTATTCAAAAATATTCACCGACAACAACGAAAAACCAACACTTGCGCCTGCAACACGACTGCTTGCAATGCGTCGCCCTGATTTATTTACTCCGATTACAAATAATCGATTAGATGCATTATGTGGTGCCCTTGGTGTTTCTAAACTTAAAAATAGTGATTTTGAGCGTTACTGGCAAGATATCGTAAAAGGTATTCAAGCTATGTCATGGTACAAAATGGCTAAACCTAGTAATGAGTTAGAAGAACAATTGGTTGCTATTAAAGCATTAATTCCATGTTTCTTTCACTACGCTGATGCTAAAACACCAGATAACTCTAACTACATTAAACTGCTAACCAAGCCTAAACGTACTACAACTACAACAGGTAAAACTCAGCGTAGAGGTAAAGAGTCTGCAGAAATTCTAGTAGACCGTGCACTTGCTGCTGACGATATTCCTGAGCATATTCGCAGTAAACGTGATTCAATTGTGAGTGAAGTACAAAAAGGTCGCAGCGTAAACGAAACAATTAGCCTTATGCGCACTATATTCGGTTAAAATCTTCTAATTTAGCCGTACTTTTATGGTGCGGCTAGGTTAATTTATGCACCAGCAATGTGCGCAACATCTTCCTTCATGTTATATCCCCATCCTATTCATAAAATTCAAGCTCATGTTTTTAATAAATAAAAAATAATTTTTAATAAAAAATAATGAAGCTGGCACATACAGTGCAATTATCCCGTTAGTTAAACAATAAAAAGCCGTCAGCCTAAAGGTTCCGATTACATAATAAAAACCTTGGCGAGCAAAAATCATATAACGGGAAATGGACATGCTAAAACTAAAAAAAACCATCGCTATCAGTGCTATAGCATTAATGGGCGCAACATCTTTAACGTCAACAGCCGTACATGCTGAAGTAACTGCTAATGCAGCGGCAACATCAAACTACTTATGGCGTGGTCAAGAGCAAACTGGGGGCGATGCAGCTATTTCAGGCGGTATTGATTACGCCAATGAATCGGGCTTTTATGCAGGTACTTGGGCTTCAAATGCATCGTGGGCAGATGAAATGACCTATGAACTTGACTTATATGCAGGCTTTGGTGGCGACATTAACGAAAGTGTTAGCTACGATGTTGGTTATATTTATTACGCTTACCCAGACGCAGCCTCTGAAGCAGACGCAGATTTCTCTGAAATTTACGGTAGTCTCAGCATTGAAAGCTTTACGTTTGGTGCTTCAATTCTAGCAACAACAGATGCTAGCGGTGATGATACTGACTTTGGTGATTCATTATATCTTAACGCCGATTACGCCTTTCCGATTGGTAGTAACGGCACTGAAATGGCACTGCATATAGGTCATTATTCAGGTGACTTTATTGGCGATAGTAATATTCTTGATTACGGCGTATCAATTTCAAAAGATGGTTTTACTTTTGGATTATCTGATACAGATATCGATGATATTAAAGTATATGTAGGCTACGCTGTAGACTTTACTTTATAAAAAATGTGTTACTTGCTGCAACACGAAGGGCCTTTTGGCCCTTTTCTTGTTTTATAGCTATTTAGCTTTAAATGGTACCTTATTACATTGTACTTCGACTGTTTTAGGGTACCAAGCTGGGCCGATTTGATTCACAACCACCTCAGCTAAACCATTAGCAAACGATTTATACGTATGAACGCTTTGCCATTCACCTTGTGGGCAATGTGTTGTTAAATCTAACGGCTCTGATCCCTCGTACAACGCAAGTGCAAAATTATGATGCCACTGTGAGCTTTTTAGCGTTTTATTGCTTACTTTGCTCTGTATACCGTTATCAAAGTAAATATTTGTACACCCCGTTAAAATAATCAGTGTGCAACCGGCTGCAAATAGCTTGATGCTCATAATGTCTCCCCTAGTATTTGCTCTTGGCACCACACTTTAATGGTATGGGGCGAGTATATTCCAAGCGTAATTAAACTCAGCGCTCCATCACTAAACGTTTGTTGTGACTGCATTTGAATAACCGGTGTATTTGCACATATTTGTTTTACGTCTACCCGCTGCTCACCCACTAATCCCCATAAATAAAATGGGCGGCTATCTTCGAAATTAGCTTGGCTCGTTATTTTTGCTGTTGCCTGTGGCTGAATGGTTACCGCAGAACAAGCACTGAGGCTTAATGCTATCGCCCCTATAATTAATGGTTTCATACTCTTCCTTATAAACTAAATACCAGTAAGGTAACTTTATAAGAGAACATAAAATATTAGCGTAAAAAGCTGTGGGGAATATGTAGAAACGCTATGAAGTTTTATACAGTTTATTACACATAAAGGCCGCATAAATGCGGCCCTTAAAGTAGTCAACTTAAGTGGTTAGTAAATAAATAGACGTTAGAATTTAGCTAAATTATTTTTACTGTCTTTGTCGACCAGCTTAATGTAAGGATCTACCCCCGCAAATAATGGTTTTTCTTTTACTTTAAGCTCAATAGTATTGGTACCAGATACTATTTGATGCTTTTTCGAGTAAATAACAAAGTCTTCAGCTAGTAAGTTTTCAGGGTCGTCGCTAAACAATGCAATATCAACTAGCTCATCGAGCGGCTGTTCAGTTTCTTCACCTTGGCCATCCGCACGCTGTTTAACGGCTTCTACGCTAAGTGTTACAGTATAAAAACCTTCGCTATCAACATCATCGGTAACCGACACTTCTTTCATTTCAAGCTCATAAAGCGTTATATATTTAAACTGATCATCAATAAAGCTTTGTTCAGCTTGCGTTGCGTCTTGTTTTAAATAGCTAAGTAAATCAAGCGTAGTTGGGTATGGCGTTGACTGGTACTGAAATTCATTTAAAAATGCTTTGAGTGCATTGTTTAAACGTTTTTCACCTAAACGATCATAAATCGCCATCATCGCAACTGATCCTTTATTGTAATGAAGATATTGTTGCGACTGTGTTTTATATAGTGGCATTTCTTCAAAGGCTTCCCCTGTACGCCCTATTAAGTACCTATCAAGCTCATATTTTAAAAACTTACGTAGCTTCTCTGCGCCAAAGCGTTTTCTTAGCACCATTAGCGCACTGTATTGTGAAAGCGTTTCTGACATAACGGCACTGCCCTCTACATTAGCCGCCGATACTTGATGCCCCCACCACTGGTGCGCTACTTCATGTGCGGTAACATAGTAAGGGTAGTCAACTTTACTCTCATCTCTTAAGTCTGTAATAAACCCCATGCTTTCTGAGTAAGGGACTGTATTGGCAAAACTTTGTGCAAACGAGCGATACTTAGGAAATTCAATTATACGTAGCTGTTTATGCTGATACGGCCCAAATGCTTGTGTAAAGTAATCTATCGAGTCTTGTACTGACTCAATCATACGGTCAATATTCCATGCATGATTTTTGTGGTAATACACCTCAATATTTACCCCATTATGCTCAACCTTTTTACTTTCAAGCTCTGCCGAAAGCACCGCATAAAAGTTTAAAATAGGCGCATCCATTTCATAAACAAAAGTGCGGCGCCCGTCTTTTACACTTTCACTTTGTAAATACCCTGGGGTAATAGCAAATTGCGACTCGTCGGTTGTTACCGTTGCCTTAAAGTTAATAAACCCATTAGCTGCACCAAAATTACTTTGTGTATAGTACTGACTGTCTTCTAGCTTATGGGCACGTTCAAGTTCTGGTAAATCATGCTTACGGCGTTCAAATTTATCAGCTACCTGTAAACCACGGCTATAACCAAAGCTAGGGAGGAGTTCCAAGTTATTAATAAAAGTGCCATTGGCAACTAATTGTGTATCAGAACCTTGATCAGTAAAGCCTTTGTGATCGCGAGTAACCGACAGTTGCCCTTCTCTTATTTCGTTTGGCATAAGCGGTTGATCAAACTCAAACCATGCTGAATAAAGCGCTGGTAATTTTTCAACTATCTTACCGCCTGCCATGGCTACATCCCAACTTTTAGCGTGTTGAGGTGAGCTTATTAACACTCGCGTAATTGGCTCGTTAGAGGTATTAGTAAATTTAATTTTTGCCACAGCACTTAAAGCACGCTTTTTTGGATAAATATCAACAGTTAAGTCAACATCGGTCACCATAGGTAGTGCTAAATCTTTGTATTGTGCAAACTGCTGCTCATAACTTATTTGCTTGTCTTGAAACTCATCGCTCGTAGTAAACTCGTTCAAAACTCTTGTGTTGTTATAAATATTGTAGCCTGCACCAACAAACACTAATGCACTAATAACCGCAATCGCTTGCCCTTTTAACGACATATTATAACGAAGCATAGACAGGCGTGTGCGCAGCGTTTGTGAAGGACCACGATGCCACAACGCAAACCCAACAATCGCTA of Pseudoalteromonas arctica A 37-1-2 contains these proteins:
- the rpsE gene encoding 30S ribosomal protein S5, which gives rise to MANVEAKQQQPDLAEKLIAVNRVSKVVKGGRIFSFTALTVVGDGAGKVGFGYGKAREVPAAIQKAMEKARRNMINVDLNGNTLQHPVKGRHAGSLVFMKPASEGTGIIAGGAMRAVLEVTGVQNVLSKCYGSTNPINVVRATISALENMNSPQSIAAKRGLRVDEILG
- the rplR gene encoding 50S ribosomal protein L18, whose product is MDKKTARLRRAKRTRRNYIEQGTTRLVIHRTPRHIYAQVVNAEGNVLAAASTVEKAISETVKGTGNVEAAQAVGKAVAERAADKGIEKIAFDRSGFKYHGRVKALADAAREAGLQF
- the rplF gene encoding 50S ribosomal protein L6, translated to MSRIAKAPITVPAGVEVTLKGQEITVKGKNGELTRTINNAVEIQVNDNVITTLPRDGVANAWAQAGTARALINNMVVGTHEGYEKKLQLVGVGYRAAAKGKTLDLTLGFSHPVNFAVPEGITIETPSQTEVLVKGVDKQLVGQTAANIRAYRKPEPYKGKGVRYSDENVRRKEAKKK
- the rpsH gene encoding 30S ribosomal protein S8 encodes the protein MSLQDPIADLFTRIRNGQSAKKVSVTMPTSKLKVALAKVLKDEGYIVDFAVNGETKPELSIELKYFEGKAVIENIQRVSRPGLRIYKKRDQLPKVMGGLGIAIVSTSKGLMTDRTARSAGVGGEIIGFVA
- the rpsN gene encoding 30S ribosomal protein S14, encoding MAKNSMKAREAKRTKLVAQFAEKRAALKAIISDVNTSEDDRWDAVLKLQALPRDSSPARQRNRCNITGRPHGFLRKFGMSRIKVREAAMRGEIPGLKKASW
- the rplE gene encoding 50S ribosomal protein L5, with protein sequence MAKLHEVYKDKVVAELQEKFGFSSVMQVPQIEKITLNMGVGEALADKKILDNAVADLAAISGQKPLITKARKSVAGFKVREGYPIGCKVTLRGERMWDFFERLVSIAIPRIRDFRGVSAKSFDGRGNYSMGVREQIIFPEIDYDKVDRVRGMDITITTSAKSDEEGRALLEAFNFPFKK
- the rplX gene encoding 50S ribosomal protein L24; translation: MAAKIRRDDEVIVLAGKDKGKRGKVLSVVTESGRIFVEGINLIKKHQKPVPQLNQAGGIVEKEASMDASNVAIFNSETSKADRVGFKIEDGKKLRIFKSTGKTI
- the rplN gene encoding 50S ribosomal protein L14, giving the protein MIQMQTQLEVADNSGARKVQCIKVLGGSHRRYAAIGDIIKVSVKEAIPRGKVKKGDVKNAVVVRTRKGVRRPDGSLIRFDSNAAVILNDNLQPIGTRIFGPVTRELRNDKFMKIVSLAPEVL
- a CDS encoding AsmA family protein; translated protein: MKTLLKIVGVILLLCIALIVAAPFLIPTDTIFNKVSQQVEQTTGRTLTIKGDKILSVFPALKLELNDVHFANMESGSRADMASMKQLAVHIPWFSLFGGEFKLDKFVINEPNILLETDKNGKANWQLFDAVAEQPKEQSQSGEAIKLPDNFDIELGEVAIYGGTFTYLDGLTGAKQQISDLELAILLPSLRKTLEVKGGITYMQERFELDIKLDTPAKAIEGAIFNVKQTLDSRLVDLTFEGSIAGQGQDIKGQLSLSGESVKSIAKWQGVELDAKDNAFNAFSVNGKMHLAGEKFNLEDLVATLDALEIKGKSELNLGKRLAVNAEIDLGMLDLNPYLPEAVAKQEEPVEQNDKPAEPIVWDDTKIDLSALNSLDANVVIRSSGLKANDIKLGANQFTVALKNSVAKLSLDSFSAYEGSGKGVINVNAQQVPYKISTNFDLAGIDAQPLLTDAAGFDKLMGKGSLNWNLNTTGQSQKSFIGALNGKLGFEFADGAVKGANIAEMVRKGKELISGNFGAASEGLDTGFEESEQTDFSALTGSFNFTNGVGKNTDLSLISPLVRISGEGDVDLPQTTVNYRLVTGIVGSIEGQGTTDDSTGFKIPLRIKGPFHDVGIKLDVGNALKDEAKQKVDEAKEKAKDKAKDKIKDKLKGLFG
- a CDS encoding helix-turn-helix transcriptional regulator — its product is MQNNIAKFRKEAGLSQQELADAINVSRKTISTVETNRFTPSVIIALKIAKHFNTSVESLFVLDEND
- a CDS encoding TorF family putative porin, whose product is MLKLKKTIAISAIALMGATSLTSTAVHAEVTANAAATSNYLWRGQEQTGGDAAISGGIDYANESGFYAGTWASNASWADEMTYELDLYAGFGGDINESVSYDVGYIYYAYPDAASEADADFSEIYGSLSIESFTFGASILATTDASGDDTDFGDSLYLNADYAFPIGSNGTEMALHIGHYSGDFIGDSNILDYGVSISKDGFTFGLSDTDIDDIKVYVGYAVDFTL
- a CDS encoding Bor/Iss family lipoprotein gives rise to the protein MSIKLFAAGCTLIILTGCTNIYFDNGIQSKVSNKTLKSSQWHHNFALALYEGSEPLDLTTHCPQGEWQSVHTYKSFANGLAEVVVNQIGPAWYPKTVEVQCNKVPFKAK
- a CDS encoding Bor family protein; its protein translation is MKPLIIGAIALSLSACSAVTIQPQATAKITSQANFEDSRPFYLWGLVGEQRVDVKQICANTPVIQMQSQQTFSDGALSLITLGIYSPHTIKVWCQEQILGETL
- a CDS encoding ABC transporter permease/M1 family aminopeptidase codes for the protein MFFNMLAFELRYFARQPSFYVTSLIFFFMAFFISSSSKFPLGGANVHMNSPFSIMLLTVTFCTLAMFLVVNFVASSAIRNSESKMDELVFSKPVNPVPYQAGRFFGSYLVVLIVFLSVPLGVFLGSQFGLLVGWLDGELIGPNKLMYYAAPYLYLAVPSLLVLSAIFNSVAVYFKTMMSVYVAAVVIFIAYQIAGVYFDDLAFRNIVVYADPFGSGSLIDLTRYWTVNDKNTEVLTLTGDLLVNRILWVAISVAMFFGLGKLSNRIVTKKQKKQFKVSAFVQNKQAALINSAKNYKSAGVSTKSQLIMRSIFELKQVIFSAPFMILAGVSIVTLMIPLFAPIGAYGTTNWPLTQNMVNIISGISGLFLFVIIAFYSAELVWRERQSGMGDIVDSFPVHNSVFWVSKILALIAAISGLFLVGMILTITVQLFKGQFNLELGQYLFRIVYLSILPLIMLTVLAFFLQIISPNKYVGMGLFILYYIAQKVMGSYGFEHHMYHFSQSSSVPYSDINGYGHFLQGAHWYTLYWGALSLVLAIVGFALWHRGPSQTLRTRLSMLRYNMSLKGQAIAVISALVFVGAGYNIYNNTRVLNEFTTSDEFQDKQISYEQQFAQYKDLALPMVTDVDLTVDIYPKKRALSAVAKIKFTNTSNEPITRVLISSPQHAKSWDVAMAGGKIVEKLPALYSAWFEFDQPLMPNEIREGQLSVTRDHKGFTDQGSDTQLVANGTFINNLELLPSFGYSRGLQVADKFERRKHDLPELERAHKLEDSQYYTQSNFGAANGFINFKATVTTDESQFAITPGYLQSESVKDGRRTFVYEMDAPILNFYAVLSAELESKKVEHNGVNIEVYYHKNHAWNIDRMIESVQDSIDYFTQAFGPYQHKQLRIIEFPKYRSFAQSFANTVPYSESMGFITDLRDESKVDYPYYVTAHEVAHQWWGHQVSAANVEGSAVMSETLSQYSALMVLRKRFGAEKLRKFLKYELDRYLIGRTGEAFEEMPLYKTQSQQYLHYNKGSVAMMAIYDRLGEKRLNNALKAFLNEFQYQSTPYPTTLDLLSYLKQDATQAEQSFIDDQFKYITLYELEMKEVSVTDDVDSEGFYTVTLSVEAVKQRADGQGEETEQPLDELVDIALFSDDPENLLAEDFVIYSKKHQIVSGTNTIELKVKEKPLFAGVDPYIKLVDKDSKNNLAKF